The DNA region TCACTGCACAACATGGACGAGATCGAGCGCAAAGACATTCGCATCGGGGACACCGTGGTGGTCGAGCGCGCGGGCGACGTCATCCCCTACGTGGTTCAGGTGCTGGTCGAGAAGCGGACGGGAGAAGAGCGCAAATTCTCCATGCCGTCGCGCTGTCCGGTCTGCGGCGCGGAGGTGTACCGCGAGGCGGGTGAAGCCGCCTACCGGTGCGTCGGCCTTTCGTGCCCGGCCAAGCTCAAGGAGAGCCTCAGGTTCTTCGGCTCCCGGGGCGCGATGGATATCGAGGGCCTCGGAGAGAAGCTGATCGATCAGCTCGTCGACCGGGGGATCGTGCGCGATCCAGCGGACCTTTACAGCCTCACCCGGGAGCAGATCGCCGGCTTGGAGCGCATGGGGGAGAAATCGGCGCAAAACCTCCTGGCCGCGCTCGCGAAGAGCAAGCAGGCGACCCTTGCGCGAGGTCTGACGGCTCTGGGCATCCGCCACGTGGGGGAGGCGACGGCCAGGCTCCTGGCGGAGCACTTCGGCAGCCTCGAAGCCGTCATGCAGGCCACCGAGGAGCAGCTGATGGAAGTAAGGGAAATCGGGCCGGAGGTGGCCAGAAGCATCGCCCGTTTCTTCGCCCAGCCCGAGAACCGGGCCGTGGTCGAAAAGCTGCGCAAGGCGGGGGTTCTCTTCAAGGCCGAGGAGAAAAGAGCCGGTCGGCTGGCGGGAGCCACCTTCGTTCTCACGGGCGCGCTCGAGCGTTTCTCGCGCGTCGAGGCTCAGCAGCGAATCGAGTCCCTCGGCGGGCGGGTCGCCTCCAGCGTCAGCCGCAACACTACCTATGTGGTAGCGGGAGCGGACCCGGGCTCCAAGCTGAAAAAGGCCCAGGATCTGGGTGTCCGGATCCTCAGCGAAAGCGAATTCCTGGAGCTCGTGGAAGGCCCCTAGCGGTTGGGACCGGACCGGTTCTCGCTTTTTCCCGGCCGGGATGTCCGGGGAGCCTGCGGCCGGGCCTCGCTGACGACGATATTGCGGCCTTCGAAGTTCGTCCCGTTCAGCGCCGTGGCGGCCCGCTGCGCCTCGTCGTCGGAGCCCATTTCGACGAAGCCGAAGCCCTTGGAGCGGCCGGTGAGCTTGTCGGTGATGATTCTTGCGCTCACGACCGAGCCGTGCTGGGCGAAATGTCTCTGAAGCCTTTCCTCTGTGACCGAGTAGGGCAGATTACCAACGTACAGCTTCGCTCCCATGCTTGGCCCTCCTTCCGGAACAATGGAACGGCAAACATCGGCGGATCGACTTGTCCAAAGGGCAAGGCCTCAAACGGGTGCTGCAATCCAACCACTGTCTCGGCACGCTCTTCGGCAGACTGACCCCCGCGACCGGCGTAACACTACAAAAGGAACCCCGCGGTTGTCAAACCGGCCCGGTTCGAGGAAAATCGTCGGTACGGACAACCCGTCATGAGCGAAAATCTTGCTCGGGTGCACCTGCGGATCACCGGGAGGGTCCAGGGGGTTTTCTTCCGCGCCTCGGCGCAACGGGAGGCCGAACGGCGCGCGGTCACGGGGTGGGTGCGAAATCGGCCGGACGGCTCCGTGGAGATCGTCGCCGAGGGGGAGCGGGCCAGGCTTGATGAGTTTATCTCCTGGTGCCGCCAGGGCCCCCCGGGAGCCCGCGTCGACGGAGTGACGGTCGAATGGGAGACGTTCCGCGGGGAATTCCGGTCGTTTCGGGTCGAAAGATAGCCGCCGGAGAAGGATGGGTCCTGCTCCGGCGGTTCCTGATATCTGGCTGCTGTTTAATCCGGCTTTTCTGGCGCGTCCGGTTTGGGCGCCGGTTCCGGGCTCTCCTGAGCATGGACGAAACCACCGCTCAGCCCGATGATCGACGCCGCGGTGTTGAGACCCAGGACGAGCGTTAATGCCAACAGTGCTTTTTTCATTCGGTCACCTCCTTTCTCCGCTGAATTTGAACATTGACGATCACCGCACCGCCGCTTTCGTTGGCGCCGTATCAGCAGCGACCGTCGCTTCGATGTGCTGGTTCAGCAATTGCGATGCCATCCGGGAAGTGTGACCGCGCGTCGGAGATTGCAATCTTTTTCGAGCCAGGAGGAAAACCGGCTGTTGCAGAATGAAACGACGAAACGATGCCTCCGGGGGCTTTTCGCTCTAACTATCGGCGGGAAGAGGTTTTATTCGTTTGTTGCAACAACCCACGCGCCGTTGTAATTTGCCACAGGCCGGACTGCATATGCGCTTCAACTTCCGATCCGTCGGGTTGGGCACCAAGCTCGTTTTTTTCCTCGTGAGCACGCTGGTGGTGACCATGGTGGTTCACGGTTATTTCAGCGTCCGCCAGGAAAAGGAGAACATCCTCCGCGAGATGAAGGTCGGCATGCTGGGGCTGAGCCGCGCCATCCAGGCCGCGCTCGGCTATATGTACGGCGAGGAGCGGGATCTCGGCGCCACCCAGAGGTTCATCGACGGCGTGGCGCGAAGCGGAAACATTCACGGTGTCGTCGTCTACGACGTTTCGGGCCGATCGGTCGCGGTCTCGGCGTCGCTCAAGCCGACCGACGATTTCCCCGGACTCGACCCGCAGCCAGTCTTGGACATCGATCCCGCTCCCGTGCTCCGCTCGGGCAGGGAAGTCGACGGCTATACCGAAAGCCCCGCTCACCCGGTTTACTACCGGATCGAACCGATCCTGGACTCCGATCGAAAGATCGTCGGCGCCTTCGTGCTCGCGCGCCGGGGGTGGGGATTCGCCACGAGCATTCAGGCCAGGCGCAATCGCATTATCCTGACGACCTCGGCTCTGGTGCTCGTCCTCTGCATCCTCATCCCGGTTCTGGTTCGCCGCAACGTCTCGCGCCCGATTCGCGAGCTGATCGCCCGGATCCGCGAGATGGGACAAGGGCACTGGAGCGAGCGGATCGAGATCCGCAGCCGTGATGAAATCGGCCAGCTCGCGCGCGAGTTCAACCAGATGTGCGAACGTCTCCAGGACAGCTACCGCCAGCTGGTCAGGGAGCAGCAGGAACGGCTGGGCCTCGAGCGCCACCTGCGTGAATCGGACAGGCTGGCCTCGGTCGGGCAGCTCGCGGCCGGCCTCGCCCACGAGATCGGGACGCCTCTCAACATCATAGGAGGGCGGGCGGAGTATCTTCTGCGCCGTCCCCGCAGCACCGAAGAAATCACCGAAAACCTCCAGATCATTCGGTCGCAGATGGACCGGATCGCGAACATCGTGCGCCAGCTCCTCGAGTTTTCGCGCCGCCGGGAGCCTGCCTTTCGCACCGTCAATCTCCCGTTGCTCCTGAAAAACGTGACCAGCCTGGTCGGGCACAAAATCGCCGAAAAGGGTGCAAGCGTGAAGATTGAGGCCGATGAGCGGCTCCCCGCGATCCAGGCGGATCCCGATCTTCTGCAGCAGGTGTTCGTCAATCTCTACCTGAATTCGCTGCATGCGCTGAGCGACGGCGGGCGGATCACCATAAGCTGCGAGTCGGCGCGCGAAGAAATCGGGCCTCCCCCGGGGTGGGTCAGGGTCGTTATCGAGGACGACGGCGAAGGGATCGAAGCCGCCCATCTCGGCCACGTCTTTGATCCTTTTTTCACCACCAAGGACGTCGGGGAAGGCACCGGCCTTGGTCTGGCCGTGAGCTACGGGATCGTCAAGGAACACGGCGGCGAGATCCGGGTCGAGAGCGAACACGGCAAGTTCACCAGGTTCATCATCGATCTCCCGGTCTTCGGGCAGGTTCCGGAGCACGCCGCGGCTTGAAAGAATGACCATGGACTTCAAGGAACAGATCCCGGGCCGGATCCTCGTCGTCGACGACGACCCGGAGATGTGCCGGTTCTTCATGCAGCTCCTCGGCGACGAGGGCTATGCGGTGGAGGTCGTTCATGACGGCGCATCCGCGCTACGCCGCCACCGCCAGGGAGACTTCGACCTGGTGATCACCGATTTGATGATGCCGCGAATGCGCGGCACGGAGCTGGTGCGCCAGCTGCGCGAGCACGATCCGGACGCCCTGGTGCTGCTCGTGACGGCCTTCGGCAGCATCGAAAGCGCGGTCGAGGCGATGCGCGCCGGCGCTTTCGACTACGTGACCAAGCCGTTTCGCACCGACGAAATCCTGCTCGACGTCAACCGCGCGCTCGAGCAGCGACGGCTCCGGAGCGAGCTGCGCCGGCTCCGCACCGAGGTCCAGGAGCGGTACAGCTTCCAGAACGTCCTCGCCAGGAGCGAGGCGATGCAGAAGGCCCTGGAAATCGCCGCCCGGGTGAGCGATCTCTCCGCCAACGTCCTGATCATCGGAGAGAGCGGGACCGGCAAGGAGATGATCGCCCGCGCCATTCACCGCAACAGCGCTCGGGCCGAAGGTCCGTTCATCCCCCTGAATTGCGCGGCCGTTCCCGAAACGCTGCTCGAGAGCGAGCTGTTCGGCTATACGAGAGGGGCCTTCACCGACGCCAAGAAGGATCGGCGCGGCCTGTTCCAGGAAGCCGGGGGCGGGGTTCTTTTCCTCGACGAAATCAGCGAAATGCCGCTCAGCATCCAGGCCAAGCTGCTGCGCGTCATCGAGGACAAGGAAGTCCGTCCGCTCGGCTCCAACCAGAGCGAAAAAATCGATGCCCGCGTGATTTCGGCCAGCAATCGGGACCTCGAAAAACTCGTCCAGGAAGGAAGCTTTCGCCGCGACCTCTATTACCGGCTGAACGTGATCCGGATCGAGCTGCCGCCCTTGCGGGAACGCCCCGAGGATATCCCCGTGCTGGTCGACCATTTCATCCGCAAATTCGCCGGCCACGCGACCCGCCCGGTCACCGGCATCGAGCCCGATGCCCTTGCCGCGTTGATGAGCTACCGCTGGCCGGGAAACGTCCGGGAGCTCGAGCACACGCTCGAACGGGCGGTGCTGCTCGGCAAAACGCCCTCGATTTGCCTCGACGACCTGCCGGAATCGTTGACCCGATGCAACCGCGACAGACTGCCGCTGAACGAGGCGCTGGCGCGCGGCTATACCCTGAAAGAGCTCGAGAAGGAGTACATCCATCGGGTGCTCGAGAACACCAACGGCAACAAGACCGAAGCCGCGCGCATTCTCGGGGTGGACCGTACGACGCTGTACCGCAAGCTGGAAGAGTACAAGGTCGAAGTGTAGGGCTAGCCCCCGGCGGTCACAGCGAGACGGTAGATCTCCTTCTTCGAGCAGGCGTACTTTCTCGCGAGCGCCTCGGCGATTTCCTTGGCCCGCATCCCCTCGCCCTTCAGCCGGGCGATTTCCGCGGCCAGCTCGGCGTCTGCCGGCGGCGCCTTCGTCCCGGCGCCCTCGACAATGAGAGTCACCTCGCCCCGGGTTTCAGCGGCGGCAAACCTTCCCGCCAGCTCGGCCAGGCGACCGCGGACGAATTCCTCGTGGATCTTGGTGAACTCCCGTGCGACCACCGCCCGGCGATCTCCGAAGATCTCGAGCAGATCCCGCAAAGCCTCGCCGAGCCGGTGTGGCGCTTCGTAAAAGATCAGCGTCCGCTGCTCGTCGCGAAGCTCCTCCAGGCGTCGGCGCCGCGCCGATTTCTTCGCCGGCAGGAAACCCTCGAACGCGAAACGGTCGCTCGGAAGGCCGCTCGCGCTCAAGGCCGCGGCGAAGGCGACCGGACCGGGAACCGGCGAGACCGGCACTCCCGCGCGCGCCGCCGCCTCGACCAGGCGAAAGCCCGGGTCGGAGATGCCGGGCGTCCCCGCATCCGACACGAGCGCAATGTTCTTGCCCTGTTGCAGGAGCGCGAGCAGCTCGCGAGCTTTTTCCTTCTCGTTGTGCTCGTGATAGCTGGTCAGCGGCGTGTGCACGCCGTAGCGGCGCAGGAGCGCGAGCGTGCGCCGCGTATCCTCCGCCGCGACGAGGTCGACCTCCTTCAGGACGCGCACCGCGCGAAACGAAAGATCTTCGAGGTTGCCGATCGGCGTGGCGACGACGTAGAGGGTTCCCGGATCCATGGCGCCGCCCGGCTGCGGGCGCTGATCGGAGGCTAGCACGCGCCCGCGCTCTCTTGCAATTTCAACGGGCTTCGCTAAGGTGGAGAAAAATCCGCGTGAAAGCTCGGCACGCGGGGAAGCAGACATGGCCACGGAAGAGGTTTTGATCTTCGGGCAGGACCTTTGACCTTACACCTCGGGAGCCCGTGAGGATTACTCCCGCCGGAAGGTCCCCTATCGCTACATCAACGTCCTCAAAGACGCGGAAGGGCTGAAGGAGATGCTGCGCCATTCCGGGGGCGACCGGCGCATACCGGTCATCGTCGAGTCCGGAAAAGTGACCATCGGCTTCGGCGGCACCTGAGAGGTGTAGCAAGGCCGGCGGGGCCGGCCCGAGCGGGCGCCGAGCGCAACTGAAGTGACCGAGCCGTTCGACCAGTCGATTGCCGCCCGCCTGCGGTTGCTTTTCGGCGACCGCACGATCCTCACCTCCCTCCAGCCGCTCGCCGGCGATGCGTCGAGCCGGCGGTACTATCGAGCGGTCTTGCAGGGTCCTTCCGCTCCCCCTTCAGCGGTCATCATGCAGGTTCCGGCCGGCGCCTCCCTGCCCCTTTCCAGCGAGGAGCTGGCGGTTTTCAAAGAGCCTCCGAAAGAGCTGCCGTTTCTCAACCTCCATCGCTTTCTTGCGCGGCTGGGGGTCCGCATTCCCCGTCTCTACGGCTCCTGGGAACGAGAAGGGATTCTGGTGCTGGAAGATCTCGGGGACGTTTGCCTGTGGGACCGCGTCCAGGGGCTTCCCGCTTCCGACGTCGAGCTCTGGTATCGAAAGGCGATCGACGTTCTTTTGCGGCTTCAGATCGGCGGCACCGCCAGGCCGGACGAATCCTGCCTCGCCTTCCAGCAGCGCTTCGACTTCCGCCTCTACATGTGGGAGTTCGACCACTTTCTGGAATACGGCCTTGAGAAACGACCCGGAGGGAACTTTTCCCGCGCGGCCGCAGAGCAGCTGCGCTCCGCTTTCAAGGAAATCGCCCGCTGCCTCGACGCTCTTCCGCCTTGCCTGAACCATCGCGACTACCACAGCTGGAATCTGATGGTGCGGGGCGAAGAGATCGTGGTGATCGATTTTCAGGATGCGCTGCTCGCGCCCGCTCCGTACGACCTCGCCTCGCT from Candidatus Zixiibacteriota bacterium includes:
- the rsmI gene encoding 16S rRNA (cytidine(1402)-2'-O)-methyltransferase, which gives rise to MDPGTLYVVATPIGNLEDLSFRAVRVLKEVDLVAAEDTRRTLALLRRYGVHTPLTSYHEHNEKEKARELLALLQQGKNIALVSDAGTPGISDPGFRLVEAAARAGVPVSPVPGPVAFAAALSASGLPSDRFAFEGFLPAKKSARRRRLEELRDEQRTLIFYEAPHRLGEALRDLLEIFGDRRAVVAREFTKIHEEFVRGRLAELAGRFAAAETRGEVTLIVEGAGTKAPPADAELAAEIARLKGEGMRAKEIAEALARKYACSKKEIYRLAVTAGG
- a CDS encoding phosphotransferase codes for the protein MTEPFDQSIAARLRLLFGDRTILTSLQPLAGDASSRRYYRAVLQGPSAPPSAVIMQVPAGASLPLSSEELAVFKEPPKELPFLNLHRFLARLGVRIPRLYGSWEREGILVLEDLGDVCLWDRVQGLPASDVELWYRKAIDVLLRLQIGGTARPDESCLAFQQRFDFRLYMWEFDHFLEYGLEKRPGGNFSRAAAEQLRSAFKEIARCLDALPPCLNHRDYHSWNLMVRGEEIVVIDFQDALLAPAPYDLASLLNDRETDRVITAGLERNLLGYYLQRSEEMGAPRGGPDEFLRFYLLSAIQRDFKVVGRFYYLDLVKGKPAYRKFIPPTLRRLRRNLARLPETEALIPLLAESYEEMR
- a CDS encoding UXX-star (seleno)protein family 1, yielding MATEEVLIFGQDLUPYTSGAREDYSRRKVPYRYINVLKDAEGLKEMLRHSGGDRRIPVIVESGKVTIGFGGT
- a CDS encoding sigma-54 dependent transcriptional regulator, which translates into the protein MDFKEQIPGRILVVDDDPEMCRFFMQLLGDEGYAVEVVHDGASALRRHRQGDFDLVITDLMMPRMRGTELVRQLREHDPDALVLLVTAFGSIESAVEAMRAGAFDYVTKPFRTDEILLDVNRALEQRRLRSELRRLRTEVQERYSFQNVLARSEAMQKALEIAARVSDLSANVLIIGESGTGKEMIARAIHRNSARAEGPFIPLNCAAVPETLLESELFGYTRGAFTDAKKDRRGLFQEAGGGVLFLDEISEMPLSIQAKLLRVIEDKEVRPLGSNQSEKIDARVISASNRDLEKLVQEGSFRRDLYYRLNVIRIELPPLRERPEDIPVLVDHFIRKFAGHATRPVTGIEPDALAALMSYRWPGNVRELEHTLERAVLLGKTPSICLDDLPESLTRCNRDRLPLNEALARGYTLKELEKEYIHRVLENTNGNKTEAARILGVDRTTLYRKLEEYKVEV
- a CDS encoding ATP-binding protein gives rise to the protein MRFNFRSVGLGTKLVFFLVSTLVVTMVVHGYFSVRQEKENILREMKVGMLGLSRAIQAALGYMYGEERDLGATQRFIDGVARSGNIHGVVVYDVSGRSVAVSASLKPTDDFPGLDPQPVLDIDPAPVLRSGREVDGYTESPAHPVYYRIEPILDSDRKIVGAFVLARRGWGFATSIQARRNRIILTTSALVLVLCILIPVLVRRNVSRPIRELIARIREMGQGHWSERIEIRSRDEIGQLAREFNQMCERLQDSYRQLVREQQERLGLERHLRESDRLASVGQLAAGLAHEIGTPLNIIGGRAEYLLRRPRSTEEITENLQIIRSQMDRIANIVRQLLEFSRRREPAFRTVNLPLLLKNVTSLVGHKIAEKGASVKIEADERLPAIQADPDLLQQVFVNLYLNSLHALSDGGRITISCESAREEIGPPPGWVRVVIEDDGEGIEAAHLGHVFDPFFTTKDVGEGTGLGLAVSYGIVKEHGGEIRVESEHGKFTRFIIDLPVFGQVPEHAAA
- a CDS encoding acylphosphatase is translated as MSENLARVHLRITGRVQGVFFRASAQREAERRAVTGWVRNRPDGSVEIVAEGERARLDEFISWCRQGPPGARVDGVTVEWETFRGEFRSFRVER
- a CDS encoding RNA-binding protein; the encoded protein is MGAKLYVGNLPYSVTEERLQRHFAQHGSVVSARIITDKLTGRSKGFGFVEMGSDDEAQRAATALNGTNFEGRNIVVSEARPQAPRTSRPGKSENRSGPNR